In Reinekea thalattae, a genomic segment contains:
- a CDS encoding tetratricopeptide repeat protein, translating to MKDNETLLNVLIEHTDIDKTLLNSVYSELPADADLNAFRSKLLDSQLISYEKLMSLSIHEFLVPKTEALLDQLFEHKKHLSSFDQPEEEKKFHLDGVAELKPTFILGTSELELAVPKTDISKLVFQHSDEKQAIMLAMDMCTMGEVKEAELILIETVDSFPESTAAQITLCWLYFSAGKFRQVEEWAKHLLEIRPTSVLGLWFQAQAEQLNSNHSAAIKHFQSLVKIKKPMPLWHLLLGYSLQKTGADAEALKSYQTFLSLGNFGEQSKFAIQQVKELSK from the coding sequence ATGAAAGACAACGAAACCTTACTGAATGTTCTCATTGAGCATACAGATATAGACAAAACGCTGCTCAACTCCGTCTACAGTGAATTGCCCGCTGATGCTGACCTTAACGCCTTTCGTAGTAAGCTGCTCGATAGCCAGCTGATCAGTTACGAGAAACTGATGAGCTTAAGCATCCATGAATTTTTAGTCCCCAAAACAGAAGCTTTGTTAGACCAGTTGTTCGAACATAAAAAGCATCTATCTAGCTTTGACCAACCAGAAGAAGAAAAGAAATTCCATCTTGATGGCGTTGCAGAATTGAAACCGACCTTTATTCTTGGCACTAGCGAATTAGAGTTAGCGGTACCGAAAACCGATATTTCTAAGCTGGTGTTTCAGCATTCTGATGAAAAGCAGGCCATCATGCTGGCAATGGATATGTGTACAATGGGTGAAGTGAAAGAAGCCGAACTAATCCTAATTGAAACTGTTGATTCCTTTCCTGAATCGACCGCGGCGCAAATCACGCTATGTTGGTTGTATTTTTCTGCTGGTAAATTTCGTCAAGTTGAAGAGTGGGCAAAGCATTTACTTGAGATCAGGCCAACCAGTGTGCTCGGTCTTTGGTTCCAAGCTCAAGCAGAACAATTAAACAGCAATCACAGCGCGGCTATTAAACATTTCCAAAGTCTGGTAAAAATTAAAAAACCTATGCCACTTTGGCATCTATTGCTGGGGTATTCGTTACAAAAAACGGGTGCCGATGCAGAAGCTCTTAAGAGCTACCAAACTTTTTTAAGCCTGGGTAATTTTGGCGAACAAAGTAAGTTCGCGATTCAACAGGTGAAGGAGCTGAGCAAATGA
- a CDS encoding KAP family P-loop NTPase fold protein: MAANQRVTEQERSELLEALSTLTQDERRLFSTRCALRVFPLLAIYQENERPFNFWEKDQVSKNFLAVWHANVLVHCCVISCYEKNVSTLAVYNAAIVASDDATDAATHAAAAAANAIHAETYAANTTVATIYAAGAAYAAGLPFFPNVKEVMLSDLALLKESGVQALIDTPLWQQTNAEFIAWLQGDVKKAFEYQANEEKAKNGNGGDSGAERILENIWPIYWSIFNGQASEKDLKNTLEQLEQYFDEQNNEPVAAIDISETLANIGGSDQTENQTEETDAEIKKHHPGYNHNGHQAAKEDALNRQRLADSLGALLSDPANTQHQTIGLLGHWGIGKSTLIHLLKASLNKKENTANKGRHENGKKTEFLFAEFNAWEYEHTDNLQAGIAQEMIKTLSSPEPTLSFRQKFCWGLWRRPSLILRFAWSIHGYKLLQPVLWFLAGLLPFVFSYLFPDVTAKVFRTDESEFTTALPYVWFMGLLYPTWQSIKTVFAGPLAKELLTYLKLPNYGEHLGTIPIMREHIKKLTKVRLKPNQRVLYVVDDLDRCDPKSIVKIMEAVRMVLDIDNVVVVIAVDQRIALAALALHYKELAAEHYQKSPQIIARDYLSKIIHLPIVLTEPDESSVAGYLEYMWNHTGTEEASYPLSDANTEQAENEQERELNVPDESSDIKNFDQPENLEKLGSLGDIESPENLKNQASNQSLRQPENSENKASPKPEPTIKQVEGLSAEQKAAFFHWVKHFELSNPRQLKRLNNSYQFLRNYYGEDQFTELFDHHEFPMLVTLCALEYLNNLNDLELGSKLRAQLGNQTSNVGEDKITMQVRRLSKMKLANTTMAKAIEPFVLPGIEASSEPSES; this comes from the coding sequence GTGGCGGCTAATCAAAGGGTTACGGAGCAGGAAAGAAGCGAGTTACTGGAAGCGTTAAGTACATTAACCCAAGACGAAAGGCGCTTATTTTCTACCCGTTGTGCTTTACGGGTATTCCCTCTGTTAGCCATATATCAAGAAAATGAACGGCCTTTTAATTTTTGGGAAAAAGATCAGGTAAGCAAAAATTTTTTGGCGGTTTGGCATGCCAATGTATTGGTTCATTGTTGTGTGATTAGTTGTTACGAAAAAAATGTTAGTACATTAGCTGTTTATAACGCTGCCATTGTTGCTAGTGATGACGCTACTGACGCAGCCACTCATGCTGCAGCTGCAGCCGCCAATGCCATTCATGCCGAGACTTACGCCGCCAATACTACTGTTGCCACCATCTATGCTGCTGGCGCGGCCTATGCTGCTGGCCTTCCCTTTTTCCCTAATGTTAAAGAAGTGATGTTAAGCGATTTAGCCCTATTAAAAGAAAGTGGCGTGCAAGCCTTAATTGACACCCCGCTTTGGCAACAGACCAATGCTGAGTTTATTGCTTGGTTGCAAGGCGATGTAAAAAAAGCATTTGAATACCAAGCGAATGAAGAGAAAGCCAAGAATGGGAACGGTGGTGATTCTGGTGCTGAGCGCATTTTAGAGAATATCTGGCCGATCTATTGGTCTATTTTTAATGGGCAGGCGAGCGAGAAGGATTTAAAAAATACGCTGGAGCAGCTTGAGCAATATTTTGATGAACAGAATAATGAGCCGGTTGCTGCTATCGATATTTCTGAGACTCTAGCCAATATTGGCGGCAGCGACCAAACTGAAAATCAAACAGAAGAAACAGACGCAGAAATAAAAAAACACCATCCTGGCTATAACCACAATGGCCACCAAGCCGCGAAAGAAGATGCGCTTAATCGCCAGCGTTTGGCCGATAGCCTCGGTGCTTTATTATCTGACCCAGCAAATACCCAGCACCAAACCATTGGTTTGTTAGGACATTGGGGCATCGGTAAATCGACTCTGATTCATCTGTTAAAAGCATCGCTTAATAAAAAAGAAAATACAGCCAACAAAGGCAGGCATGAAAACGGCAAGAAAACCGAATTCTTGTTTGCCGAATTTAATGCTTGGGAATACGAACACACCGATAACCTGCAAGCGGGCATCGCCCAAGAGATGATCAAAACCCTATCTAGCCCAGAACCAACGCTTAGTTTTAGGCAAAAGTTCTGCTGGGGTTTATGGAGGCGGCCTTCCCTTATTCTGCGCTTTGCTTGGAGTATACATGGCTATAAATTATTGCAGCCTGTTTTATGGTTTTTAGCTGGCTTGTTACCATTTGTGTTTTCCTATCTATTTCCGGATGTTACTGCCAAAGTATTCAGGACTGATGAATCTGAGTTTACGACTGCGCTGCCTTATGTATGGTTTATGGGTTTGCTTTATCCTACATGGCAAAGTATCAAAACCGTATTCGCTGGGCCTTTGGCGAAGGAACTGCTTACCTATTTAAAATTACCAAACTATGGTGAGCATTTGGGCACCATCCCCATTATGCGCGAGCACATTAAAAAACTTACCAAGGTTCGGCTAAAGCCAAACCAACGAGTGCTGTATGTGGTGGACGATCTGGATCGCTGCGACCCAAAAAGCATTGTTAAAATTATGGAAGCGGTGCGCATGGTGTTGGATATCGACAATGTCGTAGTGGTCATCGCAGTAGATCAACGCATCGCTTTGGCTGCATTGGCGCTGCACTACAAAGAACTTGCTGCCGAGCATTACCAAAAAAGCCCACAGATAATCGCTCGCGATTACCTCTCTAAAATTATTCATTTGCCAATTGTATTAACAGAACCTGATGAATCATCCGTAGCTGGCTATTTAGAATACATGTGGAACCATACTGGAACAGAAGAAGCTTCTTACCCTCTTAGCGATGCGAATACAGAGCAGGCTGAAAACGAGCAAGAACGAGAGTTAAATGTTCCTGATGAATCAAGCGATATAAAAAATTTCGACCAGCCAGAAAACTTAGAAAAACTAGGAAGTTTAGGCGACATAGAAAGCCCAGAAAATTTAAAAAATCAAGCAAGTAACCAAAGCTTACGCCAGCCAGAAAACTCAGAGAATAAAGCAAGCCCAAAACCAGAGCCAACTATTAAACAGGTAGAAGGATTAAGTGCAGAACAAAAGGCAGCCTTTTTTCATTGGGTAAAACATTTTGAGCTTTCCAATCCTCGCCAACTAAAACGTTTAAACAATAGCTATCAGTTTTTGCGTAACTATTATGGTGAAGATCAGTTTACAGAACTTTTTGATCACCACGAATTTCCAATGCTGGTTACGCTGTGCGCGTTGGAATACTTAAACAACCTTAATGACCTTGAGCTTGGAAGCAAGCTCAGAGCGCAGCTTGGAAACCAAACATCGAATGTGGGCGAAGATAAGATCACGATGCAAGTACGAAGATTAAGTAAAATGAAATTGGCAAATACCACTATGGCGAAGGCAATAGAACCCTTTGTATTGCCCGGTATTGAAGCTTCTAGCGAGCCTAGTGAATCTTAA
- a CDS encoding UbiH/UbiF/VisC/COQ6 family ubiquinone biosynthesis hydroxylase has product MTTFNTKSTANTEPAFNYDLVISGGGMVGLALAIAAAKLDLTVAVIEKNTAIEPSRELNGPTPYNSRVSAINHSSEQLLKNLKVWQQIPHDRLSAYQQMHVWDRLGEGALTFHASDAHQTHLGHIIENQQLLSALTEIAQQHRLISLKYTTSIESWHQDAQQVRLTTDSGETLTCRQLIACEGKQSVLREQAGIASWRWNYHHSAVVCTVRHQQAHQQCARQVFLESGPLAFLPLPDEHQSAIVWSTQPDQADALLAMSDEQFCQQLEYSFETQLGKVEAVSKRQLQPLSAQQAQLYFNNRLVIVGDSAHAIHPLAGLGVNLGFLDVAALAEQWQWAKGKSIDIADRRVMRRFQRQRQSHNLAVAGLMETIKRLFSNDSTAAVILRNRVLKRLNPLSTLKRPLIEGAMGLTGVTLPPLCQPNDE; this is encoded by the coding sequence ATGACGACTTTCAATACTAAATCGACGGCCAACACTGAACCCGCCTTCAATTACGACCTTGTTATTTCCGGTGGCGGCATGGTCGGTTTGGCGCTGGCAATTGCAGCGGCCAAACTCGACTTAACAGTCGCCGTGATCGAAAAAAACACCGCGATTGAACCAAGCCGCGAATTAAATGGCCCAACGCCTTACAACAGCCGAGTCAGCGCAATAAACCACAGCAGTGAACAGCTGCTAAAAAACCTCAAAGTTTGGCAACAGATTCCACATGATCGGCTGAGTGCCTACCAGCAAATGCATGTTTGGGATCGCTTAGGCGAAGGCGCTTTAACCTTTCATGCCAGCGATGCGCACCAAACGCATCTTGGTCACATTATCGAAAACCAACAGCTGTTATCTGCCTTAACTGAGATCGCACAGCAGCACCGGCTCATCAGCCTAAAGTACACAACCAGCATTGAGTCATGGCATCAGGATGCGCAGCAGGTAAGGCTGACAACAGACAGCGGCGAAACGCTGACATGCAGGCAGCTGATCGCTTGCGAAGGCAAACAATCGGTTTTACGCGAACAGGCAGGCATTGCTAGCTGGCGCTGGAACTATCACCACAGTGCTGTAGTTTGCACTGTGCGCCACCAGCAAGCTCACCAGCAATGTGCGCGGCAGGTATTTTTAGAGTCAGGGCCGCTGGCCTTTTTACCACTGCCAGACGAGCACCAGTCGGCCATTGTTTGGTCTACCCAGCCCGATCAAGCCGATGCTTTATTGGCCATGAGTGATGAGCAATTTTGCCAGCAGCTGGAATACAGCTTTGAAACTCAACTGGGCAAAGTAGAGGCGGTTAGCAAGCGCCAACTACAGCCGTTGTCGGCCCAGCAAGCGCAACTCTATTTTAACAATCGCTTAGTCATTGTTGGCGATTCCGCGCACGCCATTCACCCGCTGGCAGGGTTGGGCGTTAATCTTGGCTTTTTGGATGTGGCGGCACTGGCAGAACAATGGCAATGGGCCAAAGGCAAATCGATAGATATCGCCGACCGCCGAGTGATGCGACGCTTTCAACGACAACGCCAAAGTCATAACCTTGCGGTAGCCGGACTCATGGAAACCATCAAACGGTTATTCAGCAACGATTCAACTGCCGCTGTTATCTTACGCAACCGGGTGCTCAAGCGGTTAAACCCGCTCAGCACACTAAAGCGACCGTTGATTGAAGGCGCTATGGGGCTGACTGGCGTAACGCTGCCGCCCTTGTGCCAACCAAACGATGAATAA
- a CDS encoding tRNA (cytidine(34)-2'-O)-methyltransferase, giving the protein MFDIALFEPQIAPNTGNIIRLAANNGCHLHLIEPLGFKLDAKSVRRAGLDYHDLAHVTTHKDYWSFQQAMQGRRILACTTKGTRSHSSVAYTETDVLLFGAETHGLHPDVMASIEPDLRIKIPMRESNRSLNLSNSVAIISYEAWRQLDYFGASNIS; this is encoded by the coding sequence ATGTTTGATATCGCTCTATTTGAACCTCAAATTGCACCTAACACTGGCAATATAATCCGTCTGGCGGCCAATAACGGCTGCCACCTACACCTTATTGAGCCTCTCGGGTTTAAGTTAGATGCCAAAAGTGTTCGCCGCGCCGGTTTGGATTACCACGACTTAGCCCATGTTACGACGCATAAAGACTACTGGAGCTTTCAACAAGCCATGCAGGGGCGACGTATTTTAGCCTGTACCACCAAAGGCACCCGCAGTCACAGCTCGGTGGCCTATACCGAAACCGATGTTTTATTGTTTGGCGCTGAGACACATGGCTTACATCCAGACGTTATGGCCAGTATCGAACCGGATTTACGCATCAAAATACCAATGCGTGAGTCGAACCGCAGTTTAAATTTATCAAATTCTGTGGCAATTATTAGCTATGAGGCTTGGCGTCAACTAGACTATTTTGGCGCTAGTAATATTTCTTAA
- a CDS encoding ExeA family protein has protein sequence MYADFFGFKQSPFSLSPDTELFVNLQGHQRCFELMTHVLESGEGFLKVIGEVGTGKTILCRKLLRYLETEAQDNYHSVYVPNPMLSPIGLYRAVGKELGLNLQQQQDTDALLSHITDRILALADSHRSIVIVVDESQSLPAQTLEALRLITNLETEDRKLVQVILFGQTELDTLLNQDRFRQLRQRITFAHRLTALKAVETKQYVNFRLSRSGYNGRPLFTNKAIKQLHRFSNGTPRLINVLAHKSLLAAFAEHSSVVTPKHVKTAAQDNGERHALPLSWILTASILIFLGVIAWRLL, from the coding sequence ATGTACGCAGATTTTTTTGGATTCAAACAGTCGCCATTTTCTTTGTCACCAGACACGGAATTGTTCGTCAATTTACAAGGACACCAGCGCTGTTTTGAATTGATGACGCATGTACTAGAAAGTGGCGAAGGATTTTTAAAAGTCATTGGCGAAGTTGGTACCGGCAAAACCATTTTATGCCGTAAACTACTTCGCTATTTAGAAACCGAAGCACAAGATAATTACCACTCCGTTTATGTGCCAAATCCAATGTTGTCACCCATCGGCCTTTATCGTGCAGTTGGCAAAGAACTCGGATTAAACCTACAGCAACAACAAGATACCGATGCGCTGTTAAGCCACATTACCGACCGAATTTTAGCCTTGGCTGACTCGCACCGCAGTATCGTTATTGTGGTCGACGAATCGCAATCACTGCCGGCACAAACACTGGAAGCCTTACGACTCATTACTAATCTAGAAACCGAAGATCGCAAGCTGGTTCAAGTCATCCTGTTTGGTCAAACCGAGTTAGATACGCTGCTAAATCAAGATCGTTTCCGTCAGCTAAGGCAACGCATTACTTTTGCTCACAGACTTACAGCACTGAAGGCAGTTGAAACCAAACAGTACGTCAACTTCCGCTTATCCCGCAGCGGCTATAACGGTCGTCCACTGTTTACCAACAAAGCGATTAAGCAGCTGCATCGCTTTAGCAATGGTACGCCGCGCTTAATCAACGTATTGGCGCACAAAAGCTTACTCGCAGCCTTTGCCGAACATTCCAGTGTGGTGACGCCTAAGCACGTTAAAACCGCCGCACAGGATAACGGCGAACGCCATGCGCTGCCATTATCGTGGATTCTAACAGCCTCCATTTTGATCTTCCTTGGCGTCATCGCCTGGAGACTGTTATGA
- the mshL gene encoding pilus (MSHA type) biogenesis protein MshL, whose amino-acid sequence MKKTNRSATLVTVITVSLFGCTTVETARVNFEPMDFESELQSTQQQLSATSTTTSVETPDSLTQDLLILTGGAIDTADKLDIEARNRPAKQFFNELGKTQDINILVDPLVNDNITLSLRRVTFDQIIAALQDSYGYDFTKTSYGYRVTPSQVTTKIYRLNYLNVDRQGLATTEIGGDDGNTLTTTFSASASSQSNGFWAGIEKSVEGFIDDQTDERKAIVVNPQTGLLVVSATTQEHVRIAQFLVDAQLILQKQVIIEAKIVEVVLNQEYSSGIDWSFLNNSALSNGSFGAGILGDSLDGVEDVGGVFNLSLSIDDFTAVLELLEYQGDAQVLSSPRVSTMNNQKAIIKVGADEYFATVTSVETELDDDDETTTVSPTIELEQFFSGIALDVTPQIAQDDNVTLHVRPTVTEVSSQTKTLEFDGEDYSLPLAYSNIRESDSIIRAKSGQIVVIGGLLQQSKDISSTGLPWFQNIPGIRFFFAQDRQAQTKSELVILLKPTVYDGETSLNDIDQLLNRFK is encoded by the coding sequence GTGAAAAAAACAAACCGCTCAGCCACACTCGTAACGGTCATCACTGTTAGTCTCTTCGGTTGTACTACCGTCGAGACTGCGCGCGTTAATTTTGAACCGATGGATTTTGAGAGCGAGCTACAAAGCACTCAACAACAACTATCTGCAACCTCGACAACAACCAGTGTTGAGACTCCAGATTCGTTAACGCAGGACTTACTGATCTTAACCGGCGGCGCTATCGACACTGCTGACAAGCTCGATATCGAAGCTCGTAATCGCCCTGCAAAACAATTTTTTAATGAGCTAGGCAAAACCCAAGACATCAATATTTTGGTCGACCCTTTGGTTAACGACAACATTACGCTGTCGTTACGCCGCGTGACATTCGACCAAATCATCGCCGCACTGCAAGACAGTTATGGTTATGACTTCACTAAAACCAGTTATGGTTACCGAGTCACCCCAAGCCAAGTCACTACCAAAATTTATCGCCTTAACTACCTAAACGTTGATCGCCAAGGTTTGGCAACCACCGAAATCGGTGGCGATGATGGCAACACACTAACAACAACGTTCTCGGCGTCTGCATCATCACAGAGCAATGGTTTTTGGGCCGGCATTGAAAAGTCTGTCGAAGGCTTTATCGATGACCAAACTGACGAACGCAAAGCCATTGTTGTAAACCCTCAAACCGGCTTGTTGGTAGTGAGCGCAACAACGCAAGAGCATGTTCGTATTGCTCAGTTTTTAGTCGATGCGCAACTTATTTTGCAGAAGCAAGTAATCATCGAAGCGAAAATTGTTGAAGTGGTACTGAACCAAGAATACAGCTCTGGTATTGACTGGTCGTTCCTTAACAACAGCGCACTCAGCAATGGTAGCTTTGGTGCTGGCATTTTAGGTGACAGCCTAGACGGCGTTGAAGATGTTGGCGGAGTGTTCAACCTCAGCCTATCGATTGATGACTTTACCGCGGTACTTGAACTACTCGAATATCAGGGTGACGCTCAAGTATTATCCAGCCCTCGCGTATCAACAATGAACAACCAAAAAGCGATTATCAAAGTCGGTGCCGACGAATACTTTGCCACGGTAACCTCTGTTGAAACGGAGCTTGATGACGATGACGAAACAACAACTGTGTCACCGACCATTGAGTTGGAACAGTTCTTCTCTGGTATCGCGTTAGATGTAACACCACAAATTGCTCAGGACGATAATGTCACCTTACACGTGCGCCCAACCGTTACTGAAGTCAGCTCTCAAACCAAAACACTGGAGTTCGACGGCGAAGACTATTCCTTACCGTTGGCCTACTCAAATATTCGTGAGTCCGACAGCATTATTCGCGCTAAGAGCGGCCAGATTGTCGTCATCGGTGGTTTGTTGCAGCAGTCTAAAGACATCAGTTCAACCGGACTCCCTTGGTTCCAAAACATCCCTGGTATTCGCTTTTTCTTTGCTCAAGATCGTCAAGCACAAACCAAAAGCGAACTGGTTATTTTGTTGAAACCAACTGTCTATGACGGTGAAACATCGTTGAACGATATTGACCAACTATTAAATCGATTTAAATAG
- a CDS encoding FAD-dependent monooxygenase, which translates to MQPFDLAIVGGGMTGLTLLKALAPSIAAGLNVVLIEPAAMPSPTNQGGRSPSFDSRATALAEQTLAVFKALGIESVEQAISPIHEIEVSDAGHIGHLTMQAAQMSLPRFGGVISNESLGDALWQAVSGLKVQWRFEQEVEAILPLPNGHQLSLNSGEKITAQQVVLCDGGRSSLTHNLGIHSQQKDFHAVARIATVKTRDAHQHQAFERFTATGPIALLPFGDYSALVWTLPSDRADLLALDDEDAIDWLNQQLKHRLGGIEKIGEWQQYPLIQRSLTSPCIHNLMAIGNTAATLHPVAGQGFNLAIRGVTRVAALINQHYREQQALPAFEQFQQLSQLMLQDQQQTVSFSHQLIQLFGSNAPLIQLGRNLALSSLDRHPIFSKGLALAGMGLHQPLPLDQIRHQAISS; encoded by the coding sequence ATGCAACCATTTGATCTTGCCATTGTAGGCGGTGGCATGACCGGCTTAACCTTACTCAAAGCGTTAGCACCGAGCATTGCGGCGGGCTTAAACGTGGTTTTAATTGAGCCTGCGGCCATGCCGAGCCCAACTAATCAAGGCGGGCGTTCTCCTAGCTTTGACTCACGCGCAACCGCCTTGGCCGAACAAACCTTAGCGGTGTTTAAAGCTTTGGGGATCGAGTCTGTTGAACAGGCGATAAGCCCTATTCATGAAATTGAAGTCAGCGATGCTGGCCACATTGGGCATTTAACCATGCAGGCCGCTCAGATGTCGCTGCCACGTTTTGGTGGCGTTATCAGTAACGAGTCTTTGGGCGATGCACTTTGGCAGGCCGTGTCGGGCCTTAAAGTGCAGTGGCGCTTCGAACAAGAAGTTGAAGCCATTTTGCCGCTACCAAACGGCCACCAGCTGTCGCTCAACAGCGGCGAAAAAATCACCGCACAGCAAGTCGTTTTATGCGATGGCGGCCGCTCCAGCCTGACGCACAATCTGGGCATTCACAGCCAACAAAAAGATTTTCATGCCGTGGCTCGCATTGCTACGGTAAAAACCCGCGACGCTCATCAGCACCAAGCCTTTGAACGCTTCACTGCCACTGGGCCAATCGCACTGTTGCCGTTTGGCGATTACAGCGCACTGGTGTGGACATTGCCGAGCGATCGCGCCGACCTCTTAGCGTTAGATGACGAAGATGCCATTGACTGGCTGAACCAGCAATTGAAGCATCGACTCGGCGGTATTGAGAAGATCGGGGAATGGCAACAGTACCCACTCATACAACGCAGCCTAACCAGCCCATGCATTCATAATTTGATGGCGATTGGCAATACTGCTGCGACGCTACACCCAGTTGCAGGGCAAGGTTTTAACCTCGCTATTCGAGGTGTAACGCGTGTCGCCGCGTTGATTAACCAACATTACCGCGAGCAACAGGCTTTACCTGCGTTCGAGCAATTCCAACAACTTAGTCAGCTCATGCTGCAAGACCAACAGCAGACGGTTAGCTTTTCGCATCAGCTGATTCAACTGTTTGGCTCGAATGCACCGCTCATTCAGCTGGGGCGAAATTTGGCCTTAAGCAGCCTTGATCGGCACCCGATTTTCAGCAAAGGCTTGGCGTTGGCAGGTATGGGCTTACACCAGCCTTTACCGCTGGATCAGATCCGCCACCAAGCTATTTCAAGCTAA
- a CDS encoding DUF418 domain-containing protein gives MNNYETQQTIQRLPALDSLRGFAVLGILAMNIQSFSMPQAAYINPTAYGDFSGINKLAWLLSHVFFEAKFMAIFAMLFGAGLLIFCQRLEARGENSFPRHASRMFWLMLLGIAHGYLLWYGDILFCYAVCGLLVYSMRHWAASRLMITAILLLGISMLPNLISQATLPLFDSATLAAFSNDWAPDNATITAEINAYRGSWQAQFEQRSQITWYMQTTALLLLFVWRVSALMLIGMALYKVGVFTRARRFLLHSALGFFALGFSLVGYGLWFNFEHKFDFFHSYLLGGQFNAIGSIFVALGYIHLLLWLMQRGLAKRCFKLLANLGRMALSNYILQSLICALLFYGIGLGLFGQVERWQQWLIVFSLWLLQLMFSHYWLKAFRAGPLEWLWRKLSYLPWALKSKAN, from the coding sequence ATGAATAACTACGAAACACAACAAACCATTCAGCGTTTACCGGCGCTCGATAGCCTACGCGGTTTTGCTGTGCTTGGTATTTTAGCAATGAACATTCAGTCGTTTTCGATGCCGCAGGCGGCGTACATTAACCCAACGGCGTATGGTGATTTTTCGGGCATCAATAAATTGGCTTGGTTACTGAGCCATGTGTTTTTTGAAGCCAAGTTCATGGCGATTTTCGCCATGCTGTTTGGTGCGGGCCTGTTGATTTTTTGCCAACGGTTAGAAGCGCGTGGCGAAAACAGTTTTCCGCGCCATGCCAGCCGTATGTTTTGGTTGATGCTGCTTGGAATAGCACACGGCTACTTGCTTTGGTACGGCGACATTTTATTTTGCTACGCTGTTTGTGGCCTACTGGTTTACTCAATGCGTCACTGGGCAGCATCGCGTTTAATGATAACTGCAATACTGTTGCTAGGCATTAGCATGCTACCTAACTTAATTTCACAAGCGACCTTACCGCTTTTCGATAGCGCAACACTTGCGGCATTTAGCAACGATTGGGCACCGGATAACGCAACTATTACTGCTGAGATTAACGCCTATCGCGGTTCTTGGCAGGCGCAATTTGAACAGCGCAGTCAGATTACTTGGTATATGCAAACCACGGCGCTGCTATTACTTTTTGTTTGGCGAGTTAGTGCTTTAATGCTGATCGGTATGGCGTTGTATAAGGTTGGCGTTTTTACCAGAGCGAGGCGTTTTTTGCTCCACTCGGCACTTGGTTTTTTTGCGTTGGGTTTTAGTCTGGTCGGCTACGGCCTGTGGTTCAATTTTGAACACAAGTTCGACTTTTTCCATTCTTATTTATTGGGCGGCCAGTTCAATGCCATTGGCAGTATCTTTGTTGCGCTCGGTTATATTCATCTGTTGCTTTGGTTAATGCAGCGCGGTTTGGCTAAGCGTTGTTTTAAACTGCTGGCAAACCTTGGCCGAATGGCGTTATCGAATTACATTTTGCAATCGCTGATTTGCGCGCTGCTGTTTTATGGCATTGGCTTAGGGCTGTTTGGTCAGGTAGAACGCTGGCAGCAATGGCTTATTGTGTTCTCGCTTTGGCTGTTGCAGCTAATGTTTAGCCATTATTGGCTTAAGGCGTTTCGCGCCGGGCCATTAGAATGGCTGTGGCGTAAGCTCAGCTATTTGCCTTGGGCGTTGAAATCCAAGGCCAATTAA